A genome region from Maridesulfovibrio salexigens DSM 2638 includes the following:
- a CDS encoding UDP-glucose--hexose-1-phosphate uridylyltransferase, producing MSNNFQDYPHKRFNPLTGEWVLVSPHRTKRPWQGKQEKTSRNTLPAYDDKCYLCPGNTRNQGENNPDYKDIFIFDNDFPALLHESVDGFCDDDNLFKVEPESGICRVVCFSPRHDLTISRMQPKNVRKVVDAWCDQYAELGERDEIGYVQIFENRGDIMGCSNPHPHGQIWATRSIPVIPEAEDKRQQEYLNDREQCMLCRYVERELKNKERIIFENDSFVALVPFWAVWPFEAMLLPKTHMGAITDMTQSQRDDLADALVRMGIRYDNLFETSFPYSMGIHQRPTLDEKGEHWHWHIHYYPPLLRSATVKKFMVGFEMLGMPQRDITAEQSAQRLRGLPETHYLDREG from the coding sequence ATGAGTAATAATTTTCAGGATTACCCACACAAAAGATTCAATCCCCTGACCGGGGAATGGGTGCTTGTTTCACCACACCGCACTAAACGCCCGTGGCAGGGCAAACAGGAAAAAACATCCCGCAACACTCTCCCTGCCTACGATGACAAATGCTACCTCTGCCCCGGGAACACCCGCAACCAGGGTGAGAACAACCCGGATTACAAAGACATTTTTATTTTCGACAACGACTTCCCCGCCCTGCTTCACGAGTCCGTGGACGGATTTTGTGATGACGACAATCTTTTTAAAGTTGAACCTGAAAGCGGTATCTGCCGGGTCGTCTGCTTCTCTCCCCGCCATGACCTGACCATTTCACGCATGCAGCCAAAGAATGTGCGCAAAGTGGTGGATGCATGGTGCGATCAGTATGCAGAACTTGGAGAACGTGATGAGATAGGCTACGTGCAGATTTTTGAAAACCGTGGCGACATCATGGGCTGCTCCAACCCGCATCCGCATGGACAAATCTGGGCAACCCGCTCCATTCCTGTAATCCCTGAAGCTGAAGACAAGCGTCAGCAGGAATATCTGAACGATAGGGAGCAATGTATGCTCTGCCGCTACGTGGAACGGGAGCTTAAAAACAAGGAACGAATCATTTTCGAAAATGATTCCTTTGTCGCCCTTGTCCCCTTCTGGGCGGTCTGGCCCTTTGAAGCCATGCTGCTGCCCAAGACTCATATGGGCGCAATTACTGACATGACTCAGTCCCAGCGTGATGACCTTGCAGATGCACTGGTACGCATGGGCATCCGCTACGATAATCTTTTCGAAACTTCTTTCCCGTATTCAATGGGCATCCATCAGCGCCCCACCTTGGATGAGAAAGGCGAGCACTGGCATTGGCACATCCATTATTATCCCCCGCTGCTGCGCTCAGCCACAGTGAAGAAATTCATGGTCGGATTTGAAATGCTGGGCATGCCTCAGCGCGATATCACAGCTGAACAAAGCGCCCAGCGGCTGCGTGGCCTGCCGGAAACTCATTATCTGGACCGGGAGGGGTAG
- a CDS encoding aldose epimerase family protein — MSISSKSWGRTPYREDILLFTLENSAGCKARISTYGAILNGLEIATGEKNIDVVLGFNSLEEYMNDGNYLGATVGRVAGRISNAVFELDGQKYQLDRNEGSNHLHGGKYGFNRRNWEVLELQAGADSPSLTLELHCKNGMGGYPGNLRIETTFTLSGSTLSIVHRAECDSPTPLNMTAHPYFNLNGDGQTINSHELKIFATQSLSTDNHLIPDGGLIDISGTSDDFSEFKALGENAQDRFYVLNTQSEDTISAAIARAPESGLEMEICTNQRGVQLYTADGMTAGTKGSNGFQYGPRSGFCIEPMGYPDAVNQPEFPSVILNPGERYNHSTEYRFRRIS; from the coding sequence ATGTCTATAAGCAGTAAGTCATGGGGCCGGACTCCATACAGAGAAGATATCCTGCTCTTCACTCTGGAAAACAGCGCCGGATGCAAAGCACGTATTTCCACCTACGGGGCCATCTTGAACGGGCTGGAGATTGCGACAGGTGAGAAGAATATCGACGTAGTACTCGGCTTTAATTCCCTAGAAGAATACATGAACGACGGGAATTACTTGGGCGCAACTGTAGGCCGGGTAGCCGGAAGGATTTCAAATGCCGTATTTGAGCTGGACGGGCAAAAATATCAGCTGGACCGCAACGAGGGCAGCAACCACCTTCACGGCGGCAAATACGGTTTCAACCGCCGAAACTGGGAAGTTCTGGAACTGCAAGCTGGAGCAGACTCTCCTTCACTGACTCTTGAACTTCATTGCAAAAACGGCATGGGCGGATATCCCGGTAATCTTCGAATTGAAACCACTTTTACTTTAAGCGGCAGCACCCTTTCCATCGTCCATCGCGCGGAATGCGACTCCCCCACCCCGTTGAATATGACCGCACACCCTTACTTCAACCTGAACGGTGACGGACAGACAATTAACAGCCACGAACTGAAAATCTTCGCCACGCAAAGCTTATCAACTGACAACCATCTTATTCCCGATGGCGGACTCATAGATATTTCCGGCACTTCTGATGATTTCAGCGAGTTCAAAGCGCTGGGAGAAAATGCACAGGACCGCTTTTATGTTCTGAACACCCAAAGCGAAGACACCATTTCAGCGGCAATTGCCCGAGCACCTGAATCCGGTCTTGAAATGGAAATCTGCACCAACCAGCGCGGAGTGCAGCTCTATACTGCAGACGGCATGACTGCCGGAACCAAGGGTAGTAACGGTTTCCAATACGGCCCGCGCTCAGGATTCTGCATTGAGCCCATGGGCTACCCGGATGCGGTCAATCAACCTGAATTTCCCTCCGTGATCTTGAATCCCGGAGAAAGATATAATCATTCAACCGAGTACAGGTTCCGTAGGATTTCCTAG
- a CDS encoding flagellar hook assembly protein FlgD has protein sequence MIDTTAYLNSVNKNATPKTPSKDLNKDAFLKLFVTQLKNQDPVNPMDNKEQLAQLAQFSTVERLTNISKAMDGLTKTVNAMMGLNATGYIGKTVMAKGFGVSKKGSDISSANISLPAACKTVYVDIYDKDGGLIRSVELGSKDAGKFDFKWDGKDKNGNDAEDGQYNIAIRAETSKGKKVLATTEVSGKIKAVNMAGGQNVLELEDGRKVLLSNVTRVVA, from the coding sequence ATGATCGACACCACCGCATATTTAAATAGTGTAAACAAGAACGCCACCCCTAAGACTCCAAGCAAGGATCTTAATAAAGACGCTTTCCTGAAGCTTTTTGTTACCCAGCTCAAGAATCAGGATCCCGTCAATCCCATGGACAACAAGGAGCAGCTTGCACAGCTGGCCCAGTTTTCCACCGTTGAAAGACTCACCAATATATCCAAGGCCATGGACGGCCTGACTAAAACCGTCAATGCAATGATGGGCCTCAATGCTACCGGCTATATCGGCAAAACCGTTATGGCTAAAGGGTTCGGTGTGTCCAAAAAAGGTTCTGACATTTCTTCAGCCAACATCTCTCTCCCCGCAGCATGCAAGACCGTCTATGTGGATATTTATGACAAAGACGGCGGGCTGATCCGCTCTGTTGAATTAGGCAGCAAGGATGCCGGAAAGTTTGATTTTAAATGGGATGGTAAAGACAAGAACGGTAATGACGCAGAAGACGGGCAGTACAATATCGCAATCCGTGCAGAAACTTCCAAAGGCAAGAAAGTACTCGCAACCACTGAAGTCTCCGGAAAGATCAAGGCCGTGAATATGGCTGGAGGTCAAAACGTTCTGGAACTTGAAGACGGCCGCAAGGTGCTTTTGTCCAACGTGACAAGAGTTGTTGCTTAA
- a CDS encoding galactokinase translates to MHSIEAYRAHLEQGGFDEQFSQIHSRGGVQESRERMRNLLHCMLENFAPDELCFASAPGRTEMGGNHTDHNHGHVLAAAVNLDCLAAFSKSENNAVTILSEGYNPIKVDISDTKPREDEYETSAAIVRGVAEGFSKLGLNIGGFNACVHSTIPAGAGLSSSAAFEVLIGRIFSHLFNDSKIGPLEIASVAKQAENLHFNKPCGFMDQMASSYEGILSIDFTDPANPGVTRVEPEFKTASCADGFYGTGYRLCVIDTGGSHADLTPDYAAIPAEMFEAARSCGQNQAKGLTLNKILDNIDDIREYAGDRAVLRLFHFIGEDERAVNQAKALDDGNMTEFLRLVSESGHSSRELLQNCYSPATPKRQPIPLALTLTEQILGSHGVGRVHGGGFAGTIQVYVHESDFKKYCHSMEKVFGKDSVIELSIRQPGREFLTIPPNRTES, encoded by the coding sequence ATGCATTCCATTGAGGCTTACCGCGCGCATCTGGAACAGGGCGGGTTTGACGAACAGTTCAGCCAGATCCATTCTCGTGGGGGTGTTCAGGAATCACGGGAGCGCATGCGTAATCTTCTGCACTGCATGCTTGAAAATTTCGCTCCCGATGAACTCTGCTTTGCCAGTGCACCGGGACGCACCGAGATGGGCGGCAACCACACCGATCATAACCACGGGCATGTGCTGGCCGCTGCCGTGAACCTTGACTGTCTTGCCGCTTTTTCCAAATCAGAAAACAATGCGGTTACAATTCTCTCCGAGGGGTACAATCCCATTAAAGTTGATATTTCCGACACTAAGCCGCGTGAAGATGAGTATGAAACCAGCGCAGCCATTGTGCGCGGTGTTGCTGAAGGATTTAGCAAGCTTGGACTGAATATCGGCGGATTTAATGCATGTGTACACAGCACAATCCCTGCCGGAGCAGGCCTGAGTTCTTCAGCAGCTTTTGAAGTTCTGATAGGCCGCATTTTCAGCCATCTTTTCAACGACAGCAAAATCGGCCCTCTGGAAATAGCCAGTGTTGCCAAGCAAGCCGAAAATCTCCACTTCAACAAACCCTGCGGTTTCATGGACCAGATGGCATCCTCTTATGAAGGGATTCTGTCCATAGACTTTACTGACCCTGCGAATCCGGGTGTTACCCGCGTAGAACCGGAATTCAAAACCGCCAGCTGTGCTGATGGATTTTACGGAACAGGGTACCGACTCTGCGTAATTGACACCGGAGGCAGTCACGCCGACCTGACACCGGATTACGCTGCTATCCCGGCAGAAATGTTTGAAGCCGCCAGAAGCTGCGGACAAAATCAAGCCAAAGGGCTGACCCTGAATAAAATTCTGGATAACATCGATGATATCCGCGAATACGCCGGGGACCGAGCTGTACTTCGACTGTTTCACTTCATCGGCGAAGACGAACGGGCTGTAAATCAGGCCAAAGCACTCGATGATGGGAACATGACTGAATTCCTGCGCCTTGTTTCCGAGTCCGGTCATTCCTCCAGAGAGCTGCTGCAAAACTGCTACAGCCCTGCCACCCCCAAAAGACAACCAATTCCACTGGCCCTGACACTGACTGAACAAATTCTCGGTTCACACGGGGTTGGACGGGTGCATGGCGGCGGTTTTGCCGGAACCATCCAAGTTTATGTTCATGAATCTGATTTCAAGAAATACTGCCATTCAATGGAAAAGGTTTTCGGTAAAGATTCAGTAATTGAACTGTCCATCCGCCAGCCGGGCCGCGAATTTCTGACTATCCCCCCAAACAGGACGGAATCATAA
- a CDS encoding LacI family DNA-binding transcriptional regulator, protein MGHMTLKDLASKLGISASTVSRALHDHPDISDKTKEVVMAAAEKYGYQPNPIAQSLKKQSSKVIGVIVPEIRHNFFATVISGIEEVAYNAGYIIMVCQSNETLQREIMTTKALAANRVAGVLMAISLETTNYDHMRALMHQNIPLVQYDRVVDELDTGKVVIDDFRASYKMTSHLIDRGYKRIGFLAGREGISMNRLRFNGYLQALKNHGAPFYPELNINIGGCRGSNGRAGAEEYLKMDNPPDAVLCINDPVAVGAFCRFREAGWRIPEDVALAGFSGSPESALIDPALTSVGQPAFEMGKTAATLLLKQLKDKDNFRPETITLDTELLIRGSSYKEDV, encoded by the coding sequence ATGGGACACATGACCCTCAAAGACCTCGCCAGCAAGCTCGGCATCTCCGCATCCACGGTTTCCCGCGCCCTGCACGACCACCCGGACATCAGCGACAAGACCAAAGAAGTGGTCATGGCGGCGGCTGAAAAATACGGTTACCAACCCAATCCTATCGCTCAAAGCTTGAAAAAGCAGAGCAGCAAGGTCATCGGGGTTATCGTCCCCGAAATCAGGCACAATTTTTTCGCCACAGTAATCAGTGGCATTGAAGAAGTTGCCTACAATGCCGGGTATATCATCATGGTCTGCCAGTCCAACGAGACTTTGCAACGCGAAATCATGACGACCAAAGCTCTGGCTGCCAACCGCGTAGCCGGGGTGCTCATGGCTATTTCCCTTGAAACCACCAATTACGATCACATGCGCGCCCTGATGCACCAAAATATCCCCTTGGTACAGTATGACCGAGTGGTGGATGAACTGGATACCGGAAAAGTGGTCATCGATGATTTCAGAGCTTCATATAAAATGACCTCCCATCTCATCGACAGGGGCTACAAGCGCATCGGATTCCTTGCCGGACGTGAAGGCATTTCCATGAACAGGCTGCGCTTCAACGGTTACCTGCAAGCTCTCAAGAATCATGGAGCGCCCTTCTACCCGGAACTGAACATCAATATCGGGGGCTGCCGGGGCAGTAACGGACGCGCAGGGGCTGAAGAATACCTGAAAATGGACAATCCACCGGACGCAGTACTCTGCATCAACGACCCTGTAGCCGTGGGCGCATTCTGCCGTTTCCGTGAAGCTGGCTGGCGCATTCCCGAAGATGTAGCCTTAGCCGGATTTTCAGGCTCACCGGAATCCGCGCTTATTGATCCGGCCTTGACTTCCGTAGGCCAACCTGCCTTTGAAATGGGCAAAACAGCGGCCACCCTGCTGCTCAAACAGCTTAAAGACAAAGATAATTTCAGGCCGGAAACCATCACCCTTGATACAGAACTGCTTATCCGCGGATCGAGCTACAAGGAGGATGTGTAA
- the flgK gene encoding flagellar hook-associated protein FlgK codes for MLGNIFSIGRGAMQNAQIGLSVHGNNVANLKTPGYRRRTVIQDESMSIREGRWSYGTGATIDSIRRNLSQFLERGVLDKSPEFSRWNAEAGNLSMVEKFFVESKDAGIAKSMGDMWAAWQSLADNPQLGANRVALVGAAQKFTAQLSSVVGDLRRQQDLITTHLKQEVGKANDAIKELAELNKQIIANPNDNTLLDRRDIVLRGLSSLVDISVQEEPSGQVIVSLGEGQKLVEGAKAFELKFEQGGVRNSLALGSPFKDEVHFSGQSGEELTIQVVSDGNASGAAPAAQFKVSRDGGKTWISNPDGSEKLFTAGGQNDAVTVGGVKFWFGKAGSSASAATTQLKDGDRFTLTPKSEVRWYKNTSTSESISPLAGNDGERRLKGGSIAGLLRARDEKIGSYIEKLNAFAKSIAWEVNRAHSQGAGLVNHANTIGTYEVRDSTVPLAKSNLPYADKLTSGSFSMAFYSATTGKKVSVSAVDFSSIPPGKKNFDPAVHSLENVRDAINASFPGKAQAVITDGKLSIKGLGDNRFQFSNDTSGVLAGLGINTFFEGHDAASIKVHESIEADPSKIGAAHVNGAGEVNKGDNATARAVAALTGKKNVNFKSGGTSTESSFNDYYSSLVATVGSDAADAKANLSISQTVLKGLVDKQESVGGVSIDEEMDIIASYQRSYRTAAQLIKTANEMFDTLLSLK; via the coding sequence ATGCTTGGCAATATATTTTCCATAGGCCGCGGTGCCATGCAGAACGCCCAGATAGGCTTATCTGTTCACGGCAACAACGTAGCCAATCTGAAGACCCCCGGATACCGCCGCAGGACCGTTATTCAGGATGAGAGCATGTCGATCAGGGAAGGTCGCTGGTCCTACGGTACCGGGGCCACAATTGATAGCATCAGGCGCAACCTTTCGCAGTTCCTTGAGCGGGGTGTTCTGGATAAAAGCCCGGAGTTCTCGCGTTGGAATGCAGAGGCGGGTAACCTTTCCATGGTTGAGAAATTCTTTGTGGAGAGCAAAGACGCAGGAATCGCCAAATCCATGGGGGATATGTGGGCTGCGTGGCAATCCCTTGCCGATAACCCGCAACTGGGAGCAAACAGGGTTGCCCTTGTGGGCGCGGCTCAGAAATTTACCGCCCAGCTTAGTTCTGTTGTGGGAGATCTTCGTCGCCAGCAGGATTTGATCACCACCCACTTGAAACAGGAAGTGGGTAAGGCCAATGATGCCATCAAGGAGCTGGCTGAGCTGAATAAGCAGATTATTGCCAATCCCAACGATAACACCTTGTTGGACCGCCGGGATATAGTACTGCGCGGCCTGTCTTCACTGGTGGATATCAGTGTGCAGGAAGAACCTTCCGGTCAGGTAATAGTGTCACTGGGCGAAGGGCAGAAGCTGGTTGAGGGCGCTAAGGCTTTTGAATTGAAATTTGAGCAGGGCGGAGTGCGGAATTCTCTGGCTCTCGGTTCCCCGTTCAAGGATGAAGTCCATTTCAGCGGTCAGTCCGGTGAAGAACTGACTATTCAGGTGGTCAGTGACGGCAATGCTTCCGGTGCGGCCCCGGCTGCGCAGTTCAAGGTATCGCGTGACGGCGGTAAGACTTGGATCAGCAACCCGGACGGCAGCGAGAAATTGTTCACTGCCGGGGGGCAGAATGATGCTGTAACCGTAGGCGGGGTCAAATTCTGGTTCGGAAAAGCAGGCAGCAGTGCCAGCGCAGCCACTACTCAATTAAAGGATGGAGACCGTTTCACCCTGACTCCGAAATCAGAAGTCCGCTGGTACAAGAACACTTCCACATCTGAATCCATCAGTCCGCTTGCAGGAAATGATGGTGAGCGCCGTTTAAAAGGCGGCTCCATTGCCGGACTTTTGCGGGCCAGAGATGAAAAGATAGGTTCATATATTGAGAAGCTGAATGCTTTTGCAAAATCCATTGCCTGGGAAGTGAACCGCGCCCATTCGCAGGGAGCCGGACTGGTCAATCATGCCAATACCATAGGGACGTACGAGGTGCGCGACAGTACTGTTCCTCTTGCCAAGAGTAACCTGCCGTATGCGGATAAGCTTACTTCCGGCAGTTTCAGTATGGCTTTCTACAGTGCCACCACCGGGAAAAAAGTTTCGGTTTCAGCAGTGGATTTCTCTTCTATCCCACCGGGTAAAAAGAATTTTGATCCGGCGGTTCACTCCCTTGAGAATGTGCGTGATGCCATAAATGCCAGTTTCCCCGGAAAGGCGCAGGCTGTGATCACTGACGGCAAACTTTCCATCAAGGGACTGGGCGATAATCGCTTCCAGTTTTCTAATGATACCAGCGGCGTTCTGGCCGGACTGGGCATTAATACTTTTTTTGAGGGGCATGATGCCGCTTCCATCAAAGTCCATGAATCCATTGAGGCTGATCCATCAAAGATCGGAGCCGCACATGTGAATGGAGCCGGGGAAGTCAACAAGGGTGATAACGCCACAGCACGGGCAGTAGCAGCTCTTACCGGAAAGAAGAATGTCAATTTCAAGTCCGGGGGAACTTCCACCGAGTCCAGTTTTAACGATTACTATTCTTCCCTTGTGGCAACTGTCGGATCTGATGCGGCTGATGCCAAGGCGAATCTGTCTATCTCCCAGACTGTACTTAAGGGGTTGGTGGATAAGCAGGAATCCGTGGGCGGAGTCAGTATTGATGAAGAAATGGATATTATCGCCAGTTACCAGCGTTCTTACCGCACAGCGGCTCAGTTGATCAAAACCGCCAACGAGATGTTCGATACATTGCTATCTCTTAAGTAG
- a CDS encoding RNA polymerase sigma factor, translated as MIVLSLEQKAIVNIIKKCTEGDRPSWNTFVEKYSGIIYFTINNTLKSKLKFYSQHHADDICQNVFLRLVQNDRSLLKRYDPQKAKITTWLMVISRSVTMDFLRKGVYCLAPLDDFINELEAPADPVQEGLDIPEQLLSPRQKLIVKLYFEDGLDISEISDFIGIKEQSVRSAKHKALTKLRSYHGVSEESYVLTR; from the coding sequence GTGATTGTTTTGAGCTTAGAACAAAAGGCAATAGTCAATATTATCAAAAAGTGCACTGAAGGAGATAGGCCTTCTTGGAATACTTTTGTAGAAAAATATTCTGGGATAATCTATTTTACTATCAATAATACATTAAAGAGTAAGCTTAAATTTTACTCCCAGCATCATGCTGATGATATTTGCCAGAACGTTTTCCTGCGTCTTGTACAGAATGATAGAAGTTTGTTAAAGAGATATGATCCACAAAAAGCCAAGATTACAACTTGGTTAATGGTCATTTCAAGAAGTGTGACCATGGATTTTCTGCGCAAGGGAGTATATTGTTTAGCTCCCTTAGATGATTTCATTAATGAGCTTGAAGCTCCTGCAGATCCGGTCCAGGAAGGACTGGATATCCCGGAGCAGCTGCTTTCGCCTCGCCAGAAGCTTATAGTGAAGCTTTATTTTGAGGATGGGCTGGATATTTCAGAAATTTCCGATTTTATCGGAATCAAGGAGCAGTCGGTCAGGAGTGCCAAACATAAGGCCCTGACTAAGCTGCGATCCTACCACGGAGTCAGTGAGGAATCTTATGTGCTGACCCGTTAG
- a CDS encoding anti-sigma factor family protein: MDGTGRKSCSRTEKDLPFGPTPACPEIDEICMYLDGTATDEQVSSLEAHFAECQPCRKAVVEMKRTLNGAVVAPFGGHCTEKAKELVQEKDSDNDNDREFKVMA, translated from the coding sequence ATGGACGGAACCGGACGTAAAAGTTGCAGCCGCACGGAGAAGGATCTTCCTTTCGGCCCTACTCCTGCCTGCCCGGAAATTGATGAGATATGCATGTATCTCGATGGAACTGCTACCGATGAACAGGTCAGCAGTCTTGAGGCCCACTTTGCCGAATGCCAGCCTTGCAGAAAGGCTGTCGTGGAGATGAAGCGCACCCTCAATGGAGCGGTAGTCGCCCCTTTCGGCGGACACTGCACTGAAAAAGCCAAGGAGCTTGTTCAAGAAAAAGATTCTGATAACGATAATGACCGGGAGTTCAAGGTCATGGCGTGA
- a CDS encoding flagellar hook protein FlgE — MGLKGSMYNGISGIRAHSQAMSIIGNNLANGNTIGFKGARTSFEDSFYSAVNTGGGIGQVGHGVGIASIYGDFKQGPFEPSSEATNVAIGGKGFFTVRHPDTDGTYYTRAGNFIFNKQGVLTDPHGYVVQGWKVNPNSESGKPDIIGTPTDIKLDRFQSPPVRTSEIAMNVNLSSKAEDKCNVTGQPFFSLHQTWNGKNNPPIPADRYAFQNTIKTFDESGTSHDLTIYFDPVKDSTVTTDAAGNRVYEFIVTVPPGEDGRTINGTALKTTSAAGLLMTGTMTFNPRGEMIGMSSFSLKGGATGGMQNLNNWVPSPMSDDGKPIFTANFLGKANANLATDPDANPITLDFGLSNGSNPPTWSTPTPADASAVGNTLANIPNFTTPKRSASYSTSYDTGNARNSQSQNGYGAGFLQAVEVDRDGVVTGRYSNGQVLDLYVLTLANFNNQYGLRREGGNLFSSTRDSGPALTGRAGTGPLGSIASNKLEQSNVDVGDEMVKLITTQRGFQANSKAITTADQLLGELIQLKR; from the coding sequence ATGGGTTTAAAAGGATCAATGTACAACGGCATCAGCGGCATCCGTGCTCACAGTCAGGCTATGAGTATTATCGGTAACAACCTTGCTAACGGTAATACCATCGGATTCAAGGGCGCGCGCACTTCATTCGAAGATTCATTTTACAGTGCGGTCAATACCGGTGGCGGAATCGGACAGGTCGGTCATGGCGTAGGTATCGCCTCTATCTACGGTGATTTCAAACAGGGCCCCTTTGAGCCTTCATCCGAAGCCACAAACGTAGCTATCGGCGGCAAGGGATTCTTCACCGTCCGTCATCCGGACACTGATGGAACTTATTATACTCGGGCCGGAAATTTCATTTTCAATAAGCAAGGGGTGCTCACCGATCCTCACGGTTATGTTGTGCAGGGCTGGAAAGTGAATCCCAATTCCGAAAGCGGAAAACCGGATATCATCGGTACCCCCACAGATATCAAGCTGGACCGTTTCCAGTCTCCTCCGGTGCGCACATCTGAAATAGCCATGAACGTCAACCTCAGCTCAAAGGCTGAGGACAAGTGCAATGTGACCGGACAGCCGTTCTTTTCCCTGCATCAAACTTGGAACGGTAAAAACAATCCTCCAATTCCGGCAGACCGCTATGCGTTTCAAAATACCATCAAGACCTTTGATGAAAGTGGAACCTCACATGACCTGACTATCTATTTTGATCCGGTCAAGGACAGTACTGTGACCACCGATGCGGCCGGTAACAGGGTTTACGAGTTTATTGTTACCGTGCCTCCCGGAGAAGACGGAAGGACCATTAACGGTACGGCTCTTAAAACTACTTCCGCAGCAGGCCTGCTTATGACCGGAACCATGACTTTCAACCCGCGTGGTGAAATGATCGGTATGAGCTCCTTCTCACTCAAAGGGGGGGCTACAGGTGGAATGCAGAACCTTAATAACTGGGTTCCGTCACCCATGTCTGATGACGGTAAGCCAATATTTACTGCGAACTTTCTCGGGAAAGCCAACGCAAACCTTGCCACTGACCCGGATGCAAACCCTATCACCCTTGATTTTGGTTTGAGCAACGGCAGTAATCCGCCAACATGGTCCACCCCGACACCGGCAGATGCTTCTGCCGTAGGTAATACGTTAGCTAATATCCCCAATTTCACTACTCCCAAGCGAAGTGCCTCCTATTCAACTTCCTATGATACCGGAAACGCCCGTAACTCCCAGTCCCAGAACGGTTACGGAGCAGGCTTCCTGCAAGCTGTGGAGGTCGACCGCGACGGCGTAGTCACCGGTCGGTACTCCAACGGGCAGGTGCTCGATCTCTATGTGCTCACCCTAGCCAACTTCAACAACCAATACGGTTTGCGCCGGGAAGGAGGAAACCTTTTCTCCAGTACCCGTGATTCCGGTCCGGCCTTGACCGGACGTGCCGGAACAGGACCGCTTGGTTCCATCGCTTCCAACAAGCTGGAGCAATCCAACGTGGATGTAGGTGATGAGATGGTCAAACTGATCACCACCCAGCGAGGCTTTCAGGCCAACAGTAAAGCCATCACCACAGCTGACCAGCTTTTAGGCGAACTTATCCAGTTAAAGAGATAG